The following coding sequences are from one Pelecanus crispus isolate bPelCri1 chromosome 15, bPelCri1.pri, whole genome shotgun sequence window:
- the SCNN1D gene encoding epithelial sodium channel subunit delta codes for MEQEVAREEEKKEGLIEFYDSFKDMFEFFCKNTTIHGTIRLVCSDSNRMKTAFWTLLLLASFGMLYWQFALMFSQYWAYPVVLTMSIHSEPKMFPAITICNLDPYRFELVSEHLVQLDQMAEESITFLYGINTSASLFHMNEKNIHVKDLSSIGNLSRSSFKLSQNFSLLRMPDHSNRSGKKDSSVGFRLCNATGGNCFYKTYSSGMDAILEWYRFHYMNIMSQLPVIINVSDHEEQIEDMVYSCQYDGEPCRPSDYVHFHHPVFGSCYTFNSKGTDPFWTATKPGVPYGLSLILRAEQKDHIPLLSTVAGVKVMIHNHNQTPFLEHEGFDIRPGIETTISIQQDEVNRLGGNYGKCTMDGNDVNVKLLYNNSYTLQACLHSCFQHIMVRKCGCGYYYYPLPPGAEYCNYNKQPAWGHCFYQLYNRLRNHHLNCFDQCPKPCRESLYKVSAGTAKWPSAKSQDWIRQALRHQNGYNSTSNRNDIAKVTIFYQQLNYQSVNESPLLSENLLLSSMGSQWSLWFGSSVLSVVEMFELLIDTLVLCLLFCYQRFRSKKTLKVTHTPTVPSMSLTLENYRVVQEEAGKGDDSAHTHPPGVTIAMSSNSDLHLHPLSSKVEMPELCPDVVPNGFTHTKDSSAEGELNS; via the exons ATGGAGCAGGAAGTGgcaagagaagaagagaagaaagaaggctTGATTGAGTTTTATGATTCCTTCAAGGATATGTTTGAGTTCTTCTGCAAGAACACAACAATCCATGGCACCATCCGCCTTGTATGCTCAGACAGCAATAGgatgaaaacagctttttggaCTCTGCTTTTACTTGCCAGCTTTGGCATGTTATACTGGCAATTTGCACTTATGTTCAGCCAGTACTGGGCCTACCCTGTCGTCCTGACAATGTCAATACATTCAGAGCCCAAGATGTTTCCAGCAATTACCATCTGTAACCTGGACCCATACAG ATTTGAACTAGTTAGTGAACATTTGGTTCAATTGGATCAGATGGCAGAGGAATCTATCACTTTTTTGTATGGCATCAACACGTCAGCCAGCTTATTCCACATGAATGAGAAAAACATCCACGTAAAAGACTTGTCAAGCATAGGAAACCTCAGCAGATCTAGCTTCAAGCTGAGCCAAAACTTCTCACTCTTGAGAATGCCTGACCACAGTAACAGGTCAGGGAAGAAGGATTCCAGCGTGGGCTTCAGGCTG tgcaATGCCACAGGTGGAAATTGCTTCTACAAGACCTATTCATCTGGGATGGATGCAATTCTTGAATGGTACAGGTTTCACTACATGAATATCATGTCCCAGCTACCAGTTATAATCAATGTTTCTGATCATGAGGAGCAAATAGAAGATATGGTCTACTCCTGTCAGTATGATGGGGAGCCCTGCAGACCCAG TGACTATGTTCACTTTCACCACCCAGTCTTTGGAAGCTGCTATACTTTTAATAGCAAGGGAACAGATCCGTTTTGGACAGCTACAAAACCAGGAGTTCCTTACG GACTTTCCCTTATcctgagagcagagcagaaggatcACATCCCCCTCTTGTCTACAGTAGCAGGTGTGAAAGTGATGATACACAACCACAACCAGACACCGTTCCTTGAGCATGAAGGCTTTGACATCAGACCAGGCATTGAAACTACCATAAGCATTCAGCAG GATGAGGTGAATCGCCTGGGTGGGAATTACGGGAAATGCACAATGGATGGCAATGATGTGAATGTTAAACTCCTGTACAACAACTCCTACACCCTGCAG GCTTGTTTGCATTCCTGCTTTCAGCACATAATGGTTCGAAAATGTGGCTGTGGTTATTACTACTACCCGCTGCCTCCCGGTGCTGAATACTGTAACTACAATAAGCAGCCTGCATGGG GTCACTGCTTTTACCAGCTGTACAACAGGCTCAGAAATCATCACCTGAATTGTTTTGACCAGTGCCCCAAGCCTTGCCG GGAATCACTGTACAAGGTGTCTGCTGGGACAGCTAAGTGGCCGTCAGCGAAGTCTCAG GACTGGATCCGCCAAGCTCTAAGGCATCAGAATGGATATAACTCTACCAGCAACAG GAATGATATTGCCAAGGTGACTATCTTCTACCAGCAACTGAACTACCAGTCTGTGAACGAGTCTCCTTTACTCTCA GAGAATCTGCTTCTGTCCAGCATGGGAAGCCAATGGAGCCTCTGGTTTGGATCCTCAGTGTTGTCTGTAGTTGAAATGTTTGAGCTACTTATAGACACGCTGGTCTTGTGTCTCCTCTTCTGCTACCAAAGGTTCAGGTCAAAGAAGACGTTGAAAGTAACTCACACTCCTACCGTCCCCAGCATGAGCTTGACCCTAGAAAACTACCGAGTTGTGCAAGAAGAAGCTGGAAAAGGTGATGATTCTGCTCATACTCACCCTCCTGGAGTGACTATTGCCATGAGCAGCAACAGTGACCTGCATCTTCACCCACTCTCCAGCAAGGTGGAAATGCCAGAGCTTTGCCCGGATGTGGTGCCTAATGGATTTACACACACGAAGGACAGCTCTGCGGAAGGGGAACTGAACAGCTAA